A stretch of the Oncorhynchus clarkii lewisi isolate Uvic-CL-2024 chromosome 9, UVic_Ocla_1.0, whole genome shotgun sequence genome encodes the following:
- the LOC139417268 gene encoding epithelial membrane protein 3-like gives MAYLLMFVTLLHLITLAMLFIATMEKSWWVWDGMENSDLWYNCRFDNDTGTWLCASSKETEWLQSVQVLMVLSVVFSSVSFLVFLGQLFTMSKGGLFYFTGLCQVFAGLTAFAAALIYTLHNQEILQDSRKLTEGHFGYCFILAWVCVPLLLISGVMYIHLRKKE, from the exons ATGGCGTACTTGCTGATGTTTGTGACCCTGCTACATCTAATCACCTTGGCCATGCTCTTCATTGCCACCATGGAGAAG TCCTGGTGGGTATGGGATGGGATGGAGAACTCAGATCTCTGGTATAACTGTAGATTTGACAATGACACTGGAACCTGGTTGTGTGCCTCCTCCAAGGAGACTG AGTGGCTCCAATCAGTCCAGGTGTTGATGGTGCTGTCTGTGGTCTTCTCTTCGGTTTCCTTTCTGGTTTTCCTTGGGCAGCTCTTCACAATGTCCAAAGGGGGGCTATTCTACTTCACCGGGTTATGTCAAGTCTTTGCAG GTCTCACTGCATTTGCGGCTGCTCTCATCTACACGTTGCACAACCAAGAGATCCTCCAGGACTCACGAAAGCTGACCGAGGGACATTTTGGCTACTGTTTTATACTGGCCTGGGTGTGTGTGCCGCTGCTACTCATCAGTGGAGTCATGTACATCCACCTACGTAAGAAAGAGTGA